The following coding sequences are from one Loxodonta africana isolate mLoxAfr1 chromosome 18, mLoxAfr1.hap2, whole genome shotgun sequence window:
- the EXOC7 gene encoding exocyst complex component 7 isoform X1, whose amino-acid sequence MIPPQEASARRREIEDKLKQEEETLSFIRDSLEKSDQLTKNMVSILSSFESRLMKLENSIIPVHKQTENLQRLQENVEKTLSCLDHVISYYHVASDTERIIREGPTGRLEEYLGSMAKIQKAVEYFQDNNPDSPELNKVKLLFERGKESLESEFRSLMTRHSKVVSPVLILDLISGEDELEVQEEVPLEHLPEGVLQDVIRISRWLVEYGRNQDFMNVYYQIRSSQLDRSIKGLKEHFRKSSSSSGVPYSPAIPNKRKDTPTKKPIKRPGTIRKAQNLLKQYSQHGLDGKKGGSNLIPLEGHEHDFRVKHLSEALNDKHGPLAGQELGRATSLPTERLRGRTVPTGRDDILDVETDAYIHCVSAFVRLAQSEYQLLTDIIPEHHQKKTFDSLIQDALDGLMLEGENIVSAARKAIIRHDYSAVLTVFPILRHLKQTKPEFDQVLQGTAASTKNKLPSLITSMETTGAKALEDFADNIKNDPDKEYNMPKDGTVHELTSNAILFLQQLLDFQETAGAMLASQETSSSATSYSSEFSKRLLSTYICKVLGNLQLNLLSKSKVYEDPALSAIFLHNNYHYILKSLEKSELIQLVAVTQKTAERSYREHIEQQIQTYQRSWLKVTDYITEKNLPVFQPGVKLRDKERQVIKERFKGFNDGLEELCKIQKAWAIPDTEQRDKIRQAQKNIVKETYGAFLHRYGSVPFTKNPEKYIKYRVEQVGDMIDRLFDTSA is encoded by the exons ATGATCCCCCCGCAGGAGGCCTCCGCCCGGCGGCGGGAGATCGAGGACAAGTTGAAGCAG GAAGAGGAGACGCTGTCCTTCATCAGAGACAGCCTGGAGAAAAGCGACCAGCTCACCAAGAATATG GTGTCGATTCTGTCATCCTTTGAGAGCCGCCTCATGAAGCTGGAGAACTCGATCATCCCTGTGCACAAGCAGACGGAGAATCTGCAGCGACTTCAGGAGAATGTGGAAAAGACCCTGTCCTGCCTGGACCATGTCATCAGTTACTACCACGTGGCCAGTGATACTGAGAGGATCATCAGGGAGGG CCCCACAGGTAGGCTGGAGGAATACCTGGGAAGCATGGCCAAGATTCAGAAGGCTGTGGAATATTTCCAGGACAATAACCCAGACAGCCCAGAGCTCAACAAAGTG AAGCTGCTGTTTGAGCGGGGGAAGGAGTCGCTGGAGTCTGAGTTCCGCAGCCTGATGACGCGGCACAGTAAGGTCGTCTCTCCTGTGCTCATCCTGGATCTCATCAGTGGCGAGGACGAGCTAGAGGTCCAGGAGGAGGTGCCCCTGGAGCACCTGCCCGAGGGCGTGCTTCAAGACGTGATCCGCATCTCCCGCTGGCTGGTGGAATATGGCCGCAACCAAG ATTTCATGAACGTCTACTACCAGATTCGCTCCAGCCAGCTGGACCGCTCCATCAAGGGCCTGAAGGAACACTTCCGGAAGAGCAGTTCTTCCTCTGGGGTCCCCTACTCCCCTGCTATCCCCAACAAGAGGAAGGACACACCCACGAAGAAGCCCATCAAGCGGCCAG GGACGATCCGTAAGGCTCAGAACCTTCTGAAACAGTATTCCCAGCATGGTCTAGATGGGAAAAAGGGGGGCTCTAACCTCATTCCTCTGGAAG GTCACGAGCATGATTTCCGAGTTAAGCACCTGTCCGAGGCCCTGAACGACAAGCACGGGCCACTGGCCG GTCAGGAGCTGGGGAGAGCCACATCCCTCCCCACAGAGAGGCTCAGGGGCCGTACCGTGCCCACAGGGAGAGACGACATCCTGGACGTGGAGACTGATGCCTACATCCACTGCGTCAGCGCCTTTGTGCGGCTGGCCCAGAGCGAGTATCAGCTGCTGACCGACATCATCCCCGAGCACCACCAGAAGAAGACCTTCGACTCCCTGATCCAG gacGCGCTGGACGGGCTGATGCTTGAAGGGGAGAACATCGTGTCAGCTGCCCGGAAGGCCATCATCCGGCATGACTACTCTGCCGTACTCACCGTCTTCCCCATCCTGCGGCACCTCAAACAGACCAAGCCTGAGTTTGACCAGGTGCTCCAG GGCACAGCCGCCAGCACCAAGAACAAGCTGCCCAGCCTCATCACCTCCATGGAGACCACTGGTGCCAAAGCCCTGGAGGACTTTGCGGATAACATCAAG AATGACCCAGACAAGGAGTACAACATGCCCAAGGACGGCACTGTGCACGAGCTCACGAGCAAT GCTATCCTCTTTCTGCAGCAGCTTCTGGACTTCCAGGAGACAGCGGGTGCCATGCTGGCCTCCCAAG AGACCAGTTCTTCAGCCACCAGCTACAGCTCCGAGTTCAGCAAGCGGCTCCTGAGTACCTACATTT GTAAAGTCCTGGGCAACCTGCAGTTGAACTTACTGAGCAAGTCCAAGGTGTATGAGGACCCGGCTCTGAGTGCCATCTTCCTGCACAACAACTACCACTACATTCTCAAGTCTCTGGAGAA gtcTGAGCTGATCCAGCTGGTGGCCGTGACCCAGAAAACTGCAGAGCGCTCCTATCGGGAGCACATCGAGCAGCAGATCCAGACCTACCAGCGCAG CTGGTTAAAGGTGACCGACTACATCACTGAGAAGAACCTGCCTGTGTTCCAGCCTGGAGTCAAG CTCCGGGACAAGGAGCGGCAGGTGATCAAAGAGCGCTTTAAG GGCTTCAATGACGGCCTTGAGGAACTCTGCAAGATCCAGAAGGCCTGGGCGATTCCAGACACAgagcagagagacaagattcGCCAGGCTCAGAAAAACATTGTCAAGGAGACCTACGGGGCCTTTCTGCACAG GTATGGCAGCGTGCCCTTCACCAAGAACCCCGAGAAGTACATTAAGTACCGCGTGGAGCAAGTGGGTGACATGATCGATCGCCTTTTTGACACCTCCGCCTGA
- the EXOC7 gene encoding exocyst complex component 7 isoform X3: MIPPQEASARRREIEDKLKQEEETLSFIRDSLEKSDQLTKNMVSILSSFESRLMKLENSIIPVHKQTENLQRLQENVEKTLSCLDHVISYYHVASDTERIIREGPTGRLEEYLGSMAKIQKAVEYFQDNNPDSPELNKVKLLFERGKESLESEFRSLMTRHSKVVSPVLILDLISGEDELEVQEEVPLEHLPEGVLQDVIRISRWLVEYGRNQDFMNVYYQIRSSQLDRSIKGLKEHFRKSSSSSGVPYSPAIPNKRKDTPTKKPIKRPGHEHDFRVKHLSEALNDKHGPLAGQELGRATSLPTERLRGRTVPTGRDDILDVETDAYIHCVSAFVRLAQSEYQLLTDIIPEHHQKKTFDSLIQDALDGLMLEGENIVSAARKAIIRHDYSAVLTVFPILRHLKQTKPEFDQVLQGTAASTKNKLPSLITSMETTGAKALEDFADNIKNDPDKEYNMPKDGTVHELTSNAILFLQQLLDFQETAGAMLASQETSSSATSYSSEFSKRLLSTYICKVLGNLQLNLLSKSKVYEDPALSAIFLHNNYHYILKSLEKSELIQLVAVTQKTAERSYREHIEQQIQTYQRSWLKVTDYITEKNLPVFQPGVKLRDKERQVIKERFKGFNDGLEELCKIQKAWAIPDTEQRDKIRQAQKNIVKETYGAFLHRYGSVPFTKNPEKYIKYRVEQVGDMIDRLFDTSA, translated from the exons ATGATCCCCCCGCAGGAGGCCTCCGCCCGGCGGCGGGAGATCGAGGACAAGTTGAAGCAG GAAGAGGAGACGCTGTCCTTCATCAGAGACAGCCTGGAGAAAAGCGACCAGCTCACCAAGAATATG GTGTCGATTCTGTCATCCTTTGAGAGCCGCCTCATGAAGCTGGAGAACTCGATCATCCCTGTGCACAAGCAGACGGAGAATCTGCAGCGACTTCAGGAGAATGTGGAAAAGACCCTGTCCTGCCTGGACCATGTCATCAGTTACTACCACGTGGCCAGTGATACTGAGAGGATCATCAGGGAGGG CCCCACAGGTAGGCTGGAGGAATACCTGGGAAGCATGGCCAAGATTCAGAAGGCTGTGGAATATTTCCAGGACAATAACCCAGACAGCCCAGAGCTCAACAAAGTG AAGCTGCTGTTTGAGCGGGGGAAGGAGTCGCTGGAGTCTGAGTTCCGCAGCCTGATGACGCGGCACAGTAAGGTCGTCTCTCCTGTGCTCATCCTGGATCTCATCAGTGGCGAGGACGAGCTAGAGGTCCAGGAGGAGGTGCCCCTGGAGCACCTGCCCGAGGGCGTGCTTCAAGACGTGATCCGCATCTCCCGCTGGCTGGTGGAATATGGCCGCAACCAAG ATTTCATGAACGTCTACTACCAGATTCGCTCCAGCCAGCTGGACCGCTCCATCAAGGGCCTGAAGGAACACTTCCGGAAGAGCAGTTCTTCCTCTGGGGTCCCCTACTCCCCTGCTATCCCCAACAAGAGGAAGGACACACCCACGAAGAAGCCCATCAAGCGGCCAG GTCACGAGCATGATTTCCGAGTTAAGCACCTGTCCGAGGCCCTGAACGACAAGCACGGGCCACTGGCCG GTCAGGAGCTGGGGAGAGCCACATCCCTCCCCACAGAGAGGCTCAGGGGCCGTACCGTGCCCACAGGGAGAGACGACATCCTGGACGTGGAGACTGATGCCTACATCCACTGCGTCAGCGCCTTTGTGCGGCTGGCCCAGAGCGAGTATCAGCTGCTGACCGACATCATCCCCGAGCACCACCAGAAGAAGACCTTCGACTCCCTGATCCAG gacGCGCTGGACGGGCTGATGCTTGAAGGGGAGAACATCGTGTCAGCTGCCCGGAAGGCCATCATCCGGCATGACTACTCTGCCGTACTCACCGTCTTCCCCATCCTGCGGCACCTCAAACAGACCAAGCCTGAGTTTGACCAGGTGCTCCAG GGCACAGCCGCCAGCACCAAGAACAAGCTGCCCAGCCTCATCACCTCCATGGAGACCACTGGTGCCAAAGCCCTGGAGGACTTTGCGGATAACATCAAG AATGACCCAGACAAGGAGTACAACATGCCCAAGGACGGCACTGTGCACGAGCTCACGAGCAAT GCTATCCTCTTTCTGCAGCAGCTTCTGGACTTCCAGGAGACAGCGGGTGCCATGCTGGCCTCCCAAG AGACCAGTTCTTCAGCCACCAGCTACAGCTCCGAGTTCAGCAAGCGGCTCCTGAGTACCTACATTT GTAAAGTCCTGGGCAACCTGCAGTTGAACTTACTGAGCAAGTCCAAGGTGTATGAGGACCCGGCTCTGAGTGCCATCTTCCTGCACAACAACTACCACTACATTCTCAAGTCTCTGGAGAA gtcTGAGCTGATCCAGCTGGTGGCCGTGACCCAGAAAACTGCAGAGCGCTCCTATCGGGAGCACATCGAGCAGCAGATCCAGACCTACCAGCGCAG CTGGTTAAAGGTGACCGACTACATCACTGAGAAGAACCTGCCTGTGTTCCAGCCTGGAGTCAAG CTCCGGGACAAGGAGCGGCAGGTGATCAAAGAGCGCTTTAAG GGCTTCAATGACGGCCTTGAGGAACTCTGCAAGATCCAGAAGGCCTGGGCGATTCCAGACACAgagcagagagacaagattcGCCAGGCTCAGAAAAACATTGTCAAGGAGACCTACGGGGCCTTTCTGCACAG GTATGGCAGCGTGCCCTTCACCAAGAACCCCGAGAAGTACATTAAGTACCGCGTGGAGCAAGTGGGTGACATGATCGATCGCCTTTTTGACACCTCCGCCTGA
- the EXOC7 gene encoding exocyst complex component 7 isoform X4, with translation MIPPQEASARRREIEDKLKQEEETLSFIRDSLEKSDQLTKNMVSILSSFESRLMKLENSIIPVHKQTENLQRLQENVEKTLSCLDHVISYYHVASDTERIIREGPTGRLEEYLGSMAKIQKAVEYFQDNNPDSPELNKVKLLFERGKESLESEFRSLMTRHSKVVSPVLILDLISGEDELEVQEEVPLEHLPEGVLQDVIRISRWLVEYGRNQDFMNVYYQIRSSQLDRSIKGLKEHFRKSSSSSGVPYSPAIPNKRKDTPTKKPIKRPGHEHDFRVKHLSEALNDKHGPLAGRDDILDVETDAYIHCVSAFVRLAQSEYQLLTDIIPEHHQKKTFDSLIQDALDGLMLEGENIVSAARKAIIRHDYSAVLTVFPILRHLKQTKPEFDQVLQGTAASTKNKLPSLITSMETTGAKALEDFADNIKNDPDKEYNMPKDGTVHELTSNAILFLQQLLDFQETAGAMLASQETSSSATSYSSEFSKRLLSTYICKVLGNLQLNLLSKSKVYEDPALSAIFLHNNYHYILKSLEKSELIQLVAVTQKTAERSYREHIEQQIQTYQRSWLKVTDYITEKNLPVFQPGVKLRDKERQVIKERFKGFNDGLEELCKIQKAWAIPDTEQRDKIRQAQKNIVKETYGAFLHRYGSVPFTKNPEKYIKYRVEQVGDMIDRLFDTSA, from the exons ATGATCCCCCCGCAGGAGGCCTCCGCCCGGCGGCGGGAGATCGAGGACAAGTTGAAGCAG GAAGAGGAGACGCTGTCCTTCATCAGAGACAGCCTGGAGAAAAGCGACCAGCTCACCAAGAATATG GTGTCGATTCTGTCATCCTTTGAGAGCCGCCTCATGAAGCTGGAGAACTCGATCATCCCTGTGCACAAGCAGACGGAGAATCTGCAGCGACTTCAGGAGAATGTGGAAAAGACCCTGTCCTGCCTGGACCATGTCATCAGTTACTACCACGTGGCCAGTGATACTGAGAGGATCATCAGGGAGGG CCCCACAGGTAGGCTGGAGGAATACCTGGGAAGCATGGCCAAGATTCAGAAGGCTGTGGAATATTTCCAGGACAATAACCCAGACAGCCCAGAGCTCAACAAAGTG AAGCTGCTGTTTGAGCGGGGGAAGGAGTCGCTGGAGTCTGAGTTCCGCAGCCTGATGACGCGGCACAGTAAGGTCGTCTCTCCTGTGCTCATCCTGGATCTCATCAGTGGCGAGGACGAGCTAGAGGTCCAGGAGGAGGTGCCCCTGGAGCACCTGCCCGAGGGCGTGCTTCAAGACGTGATCCGCATCTCCCGCTGGCTGGTGGAATATGGCCGCAACCAAG ATTTCATGAACGTCTACTACCAGATTCGCTCCAGCCAGCTGGACCGCTCCATCAAGGGCCTGAAGGAACACTTCCGGAAGAGCAGTTCTTCCTCTGGGGTCCCCTACTCCCCTGCTATCCCCAACAAGAGGAAGGACACACCCACGAAGAAGCCCATCAAGCGGCCAG GTCACGAGCATGATTTCCGAGTTAAGCACCTGTCCGAGGCCCTGAACGACAAGCACGGGCCACTGGCCG GGAGAGACGACATCCTGGACGTGGAGACTGATGCCTACATCCACTGCGTCAGCGCCTTTGTGCGGCTGGCCCAGAGCGAGTATCAGCTGCTGACCGACATCATCCCCGAGCACCACCAGAAGAAGACCTTCGACTCCCTGATCCAG gacGCGCTGGACGGGCTGATGCTTGAAGGGGAGAACATCGTGTCAGCTGCCCGGAAGGCCATCATCCGGCATGACTACTCTGCCGTACTCACCGTCTTCCCCATCCTGCGGCACCTCAAACAGACCAAGCCTGAGTTTGACCAGGTGCTCCAG GGCACAGCCGCCAGCACCAAGAACAAGCTGCCCAGCCTCATCACCTCCATGGAGACCACTGGTGCCAAAGCCCTGGAGGACTTTGCGGATAACATCAAG AATGACCCAGACAAGGAGTACAACATGCCCAAGGACGGCACTGTGCACGAGCTCACGAGCAAT GCTATCCTCTTTCTGCAGCAGCTTCTGGACTTCCAGGAGACAGCGGGTGCCATGCTGGCCTCCCAAG AGACCAGTTCTTCAGCCACCAGCTACAGCTCCGAGTTCAGCAAGCGGCTCCTGAGTACCTACATTT GTAAAGTCCTGGGCAACCTGCAGTTGAACTTACTGAGCAAGTCCAAGGTGTATGAGGACCCGGCTCTGAGTGCCATCTTCCTGCACAACAACTACCACTACATTCTCAAGTCTCTGGAGAA gtcTGAGCTGATCCAGCTGGTGGCCGTGACCCAGAAAACTGCAGAGCGCTCCTATCGGGAGCACATCGAGCAGCAGATCCAGACCTACCAGCGCAG CTGGTTAAAGGTGACCGACTACATCACTGAGAAGAACCTGCCTGTGTTCCAGCCTGGAGTCAAG CTCCGGGACAAGGAGCGGCAGGTGATCAAAGAGCGCTTTAAG GGCTTCAATGACGGCCTTGAGGAACTCTGCAAGATCCAGAAGGCCTGGGCGATTCCAGACACAgagcagagagacaagattcGCCAGGCTCAGAAAAACATTGTCAAGGAGACCTACGGGGCCTTTCTGCACAG GTATGGCAGCGTGCCCTTCACCAAGAACCCCGAGAAGTACATTAAGTACCGCGTGGAGCAAGTGGGTGACATGATCGATCGCCTTTTTGACACCTCCGCCTGA
- the EXOC7 gene encoding exocyst complex component 7 isoform X5, whose amino-acid sequence MIPPQEASARRREIEDKLKQEEETLSFIRDSLEKSDQLTKNMVSILSSFESRLMKLENSIIPVHKQTENLQRLQENVEKTLSCLDHVISYYHVASDTERIIREGPTGRLEEYLGSMAKIQKAVEYFQDNNPDSPELNKVKLLFERGKESLESEFRSLMTRHSKVVSPVLILDLISGEDELEVQEEVPLEHLPEGVLQDVIRISRWLVEYGRNQDFMNVYYQIRSSQLDRSIKGLKEHFRKSSSSSGVPYSPAIPNKRKDTPTKKPIKRPGQELGRATSLPTERLRGRTVPTGRDDILDVETDAYIHCVSAFVRLAQSEYQLLTDIIPEHHQKKTFDSLIQDALDGLMLEGENIVSAARKAIIRHDYSAVLTVFPILRHLKQTKPEFDQVLQGTAASTKNKLPSLITSMETTGAKALEDFADNIKNDPDKEYNMPKDGTVHELTSNAILFLQQLLDFQETAGAMLASQETSSSATSYSSEFSKRLLSTYICKVLGNLQLNLLSKSKVYEDPALSAIFLHNNYHYILKSLEKSELIQLVAVTQKTAERSYREHIEQQIQTYQRSWLKVTDYITEKNLPVFQPGVKLRDKERQVIKERFKGFNDGLEELCKIQKAWAIPDTEQRDKIRQAQKNIVKETYGAFLHRYGSVPFTKNPEKYIKYRVEQVGDMIDRLFDTSA is encoded by the exons ATGATCCCCCCGCAGGAGGCCTCCGCCCGGCGGCGGGAGATCGAGGACAAGTTGAAGCAG GAAGAGGAGACGCTGTCCTTCATCAGAGACAGCCTGGAGAAAAGCGACCAGCTCACCAAGAATATG GTGTCGATTCTGTCATCCTTTGAGAGCCGCCTCATGAAGCTGGAGAACTCGATCATCCCTGTGCACAAGCAGACGGAGAATCTGCAGCGACTTCAGGAGAATGTGGAAAAGACCCTGTCCTGCCTGGACCATGTCATCAGTTACTACCACGTGGCCAGTGATACTGAGAGGATCATCAGGGAGGG CCCCACAGGTAGGCTGGAGGAATACCTGGGAAGCATGGCCAAGATTCAGAAGGCTGTGGAATATTTCCAGGACAATAACCCAGACAGCCCAGAGCTCAACAAAGTG AAGCTGCTGTTTGAGCGGGGGAAGGAGTCGCTGGAGTCTGAGTTCCGCAGCCTGATGACGCGGCACAGTAAGGTCGTCTCTCCTGTGCTCATCCTGGATCTCATCAGTGGCGAGGACGAGCTAGAGGTCCAGGAGGAGGTGCCCCTGGAGCACCTGCCCGAGGGCGTGCTTCAAGACGTGATCCGCATCTCCCGCTGGCTGGTGGAATATGGCCGCAACCAAG ATTTCATGAACGTCTACTACCAGATTCGCTCCAGCCAGCTGGACCGCTCCATCAAGGGCCTGAAGGAACACTTCCGGAAGAGCAGTTCTTCCTCTGGGGTCCCCTACTCCCCTGCTATCCCCAACAAGAGGAAGGACACACCCACGAAGAAGCCCATCAAGCGGCCAG GTCAGGAGCTGGGGAGAGCCACATCCCTCCCCACAGAGAGGCTCAGGGGCCGTACCGTGCCCACAGGGAGAGACGACATCCTGGACGTGGAGACTGATGCCTACATCCACTGCGTCAGCGCCTTTGTGCGGCTGGCCCAGAGCGAGTATCAGCTGCTGACCGACATCATCCCCGAGCACCACCAGAAGAAGACCTTCGACTCCCTGATCCAG gacGCGCTGGACGGGCTGATGCTTGAAGGGGAGAACATCGTGTCAGCTGCCCGGAAGGCCATCATCCGGCATGACTACTCTGCCGTACTCACCGTCTTCCCCATCCTGCGGCACCTCAAACAGACCAAGCCTGAGTTTGACCAGGTGCTCCAG GGCACAGCCGCCAGCACCAAGAACAAGCTGCCCAGCCTCATCACCTCCATGGAGACCACTGGTGCCAAAGCCCTGGAGGACTTTGCGGATAACATCAAG AATGACCCAGACAAGGAGTACAACATGCCCAAGGACGGCACTGTGCACGAGCTCACGAGCAAT GCTATCCTCTTTCTGCAGCAGCTTCTGGACTTCCAGGAGACAGCGGGTGCCATGCTGGCCTCCCAAG AGACCAGTTCTTCAGCCACCAGCTACAGCTCCGAGTTCAGCAAGCGGCTCCTGAGTACCTACATTT GTAAAGTCCTGGGCAACCTGCAGTTGAACTTACTGAGCAAGTCCAAGGTGTATGAGGACCCGGCTCTGAGTGCCATCTTCCTGCACAACAACTACCACTACATTCTCAAGTCTCTGGAGAA gtcTGAGCTGATCCAGCTGGTGGCCGTGACCCAGAAAACTGCAGAGCGCTCCTATCGGGAGCACATCGAGCAGCAGATCCAGACCTACCAGCGCAG CTGGTTAAAGGTGACCGACTACATCACTGAGAAGAACCTGCCTGTGTTCCAGCCTGGAGTCAAG CTCCGGGACAAGGAGCGGCAGGTGATCAAAGAGCGCTTTAAG GGCTTCAATGACGGCCTTGAGGAACTCTGCAAGATCCAGAAGGCCTGGGCGATTCCAGACACAgagcagagagacaagattcGCCAGGCTCAGAAAAACATTGTCAAGGAGACCTACGGGGCCTTTCTGCACAG GTATGGCAGCGTGCCCTTCACCAAGAACCCCGAGAAGTACATTAAGTACCGCGTGGAGCAAGTGGGTGACATGATCGATCGCCTTTTTGACACCTCCGCCTGA
- the EXOC7 gene encoding exocyst complex component 7 isoform X6, producing the protein MIPPQEASARRREIEDKLKQEEETLSFIRDSLEKSDQLTKNMVSILSSFESRLMKLENSIIPVHKQTENLQRLQENVEKTLSCLDHVISYYHVASDTERIIREGPTGRLEEYLGSMAKIQKAVEYFQDNNPDSPELNKVKLLFERGKESLESEFRSLMTRHSKVVSPVLILDLISGEDELEVQEEVPLEHLPEGVLQDVIRISRWLVEYGRNQDFMNVYYQIRSSQLDRSIKGLKEHFRKSSSSSGVPYSPAIPNKRKDTPTKKPIKRPGRDDILDVETDAYIHCVSAFVRLAQSEYQLLTDIIPEHHQKKTFDSLIQDALDGLMLEGENIVSAARKAIIRHDYSAVLTVFPILRHLKQTKPEFDQVLQGTAASTKNKLPSLITSMETTGAKALEDFADNIKNDPDKEYNMPKDGTVHELTSNAILFLQQLLDFQETAGAMLASQETSSSATSYSSEFSKRLLSTYICKVLGNLQLNLLSKSKVYEDPALSAIFLHNNYHYILKSLEKSELIQLVAVTQKTAERSYREHIEQQIQTYQRSWLKVTDYITEKNLPVFQPGVKLRDKERQVIKERFKGFNDGLEELCKIQKAWAIPDTEQRDKIRQAQKNIVKETYGAFLHRYGSVPFTKNPEKYIKYRVEQVGDMIDRLFDTSA; encoded by the exons ATGATCCCCCCGCAGGAGGCCTCCGCCCGGCGGCGGGAGATCGAGGACAAGTTGAAGCAG GAAGAGGAGACGCTGTCCTTCATCAGAGACAGCCTGGAGAAAAGCGACCAGCTCACCAAGAATATG GTGTCGATTCTGTCATCCTTTGAGAGCCGCCTCATGAAGCTGGAGAACTCGATCATCCCTGTGCACAAGCAGACGGAGAATCTGCAGCGACTTCAGGAGAATGTGGAAAAGACCCTGTCCTGCCTGGACCATGTCATCAGTTACTACCACGTGGCCAGTGATACTGAGAGGATCATCAGGGAGGG CCCCACAGGTAGGCTGGAGGAATACCTGGGAAGCATGGCCAAGATTCAGAAGGCTGTGGAATATTTCCAGGACAATAACCCAGACAGCCCAGAGCTCAACAAAGTG AAGCTGCTGTTTGAGCGGGGGAAGGAGTCGCTGGAGTCTGAGTTCCGCAGCCTGATGACGCGGCACAGTAAGGTCGTCTCTCCTGTGCTCATCCTGGATCTCATCAGTGGCGAGGACGAGCTAGAGGTCCAGGAGGAGGTGCCCCTGGAGCACCTGCCCGAGGGCGTGCTTCAAGACGTGATCCGCATCTCCCGCTGGCTGGTGGAATATGGCCGCAACCAAG ATTTCATGAACGTCTACTACCAGATTCGCTCCAGCCAGCTGGACCGCTCCATCAAGGGCCTGAAGGAACACTTCCGGAAGAGCAGTTCTTCCTCTGGGGTCCCCTACTCCCCTGCTATCCCCAACAAGAGGAAGGACACACCCACGAAGAAGCCCATCAAGCGGCCAG GGAGAGACGACATCCTGGACGTGGAGACTGATGCCTACATCCACTGCGTCAGCGCCTTTGTGCGGCTGGCCCAGAGCGAGTATCAGCTGCTGACCGACATCATCCCCGAGCACCACCAGAAGAAGACCTTCGACTCCCTGATCCAG gacGCGCTGGACGGGCTGATGCTTGAAGGGGAGAACATCGTGTCAGCTGCCCGGAAGGCCATCATCCGGCATGACTACTCTGCCGTACTCACCGTCTTCCCCATCCTGCGGCACCTCAAACAGACCAAGCCTGAGTTTGACCAGGTGCTCCAG GGCACAGCCGCCAGCACCAAGAACAAGCTGCCCAGCCTCATCACCTCCATGGAGACCACTGGTGCCAAAGCCCTGGAGGACTTTGCGGATAACATCAAG AATGACCCAGACAAGGAGTACAACATGCCCAAGGACGGCACTGTGCACGAGCTCACGAGCAAT GCTATCCTCTTTCTGCAGCAGCTTCTGGACTTCCAGGAGACAGCGGGTGCCATGCTGGCCTCCCAAG AGACCAGTTCTTCAGCCACCAGCTACAGCTCCGAGTTCAGCAAGCGGCTCCTGAGTACCTACATTT GTAAAGTCCTGGGCAACCTGCAGTTGAACTTACTGAGCAAGTCCAAGGTGTATGAGGACCCGGCTCTGAGTGCCATCTTCCTGCACAACAACTACCACTACATTCTCAAGTCTCTGGAGAA gtcTGAGCTGATCCAGCTGGTGGCCGTGACCCAGAAAACTGCAGAGCGCTCCTATCGGGAGCACATCGAGCAGCAGATCCAGACCTACCAGCGCAG CTGGTTAAAGGTGACCGACTACATCACTGAGAAGAACCTGCCTGTGTTCCAGCCTGGAGTCAAG CTCCGGGACAAGGAGCGGCAGGTGATCAAAGAGCGCTTTAAG GGCTTCAATGACGGCCTTGAGGAACTCTGCAAGATCCAGAAGGCCTGGGCGATTCCAGACACAgagcagagagacaagattcGCCAGGCTCAGAAAAACATTGTCAAGGAGACCTACGGGGCCTTTCTGCACAG GTATGGCAGCGTGCCCTTCACCAAGAACCCCGAGAAGTACATTAAGTACCGCGTGGAGCAAGTGGGTGACATGATCGATCGCCTTTTTGACACCTCCGCCTGA